The Pseudomonas cucumis sequence TTGATCGTTGACGAAGGTGCGGAAGCGCTTGAGTTTTTCCGGGTCCTTGAGGGCATTGGCCCATTCGCATTCGTAGCGGTTGACCACCAGTTGCATCTGCGATTCGAGTTCCGCGCCAAGCCCCAGGCTGTCGTTGATGATCACGTCCTTGAGGTAATCCAGGCCACCCTCCAGGCTTTCGCGCCAGACCGAGGTGCGCTGCAATTTGTCGGCGGTACGGATGTAGAACATCAGGAACCGGTCGATGTAACGGATCAGGGTTGCATCGTCGAGGTCGGTGGCGAACAGCTCGGCGTGGCGTGGGCGCATGCCGCCGTTACCGGCCACGTAGAGGTTCCAGCCGTTCTCGGTGGCGATCACGCCCACGTCCTTGCTCTGCGCTTCAGCACATTCACGGGTGCAGCCAGAAACAGCGAACTTGAGCTTGTGCGGCGAGCGCAGGCCTTTGTAGCGATCCTCGAGGGTCAGGGCCATTTTCACGCTGTCCTGCACGCCGTAACGGCACCAGGTGCTGCCCACACAAGACTTCACGGTACGGGTCGATTTACCGTAGGCGTGCCCGGTTTCGAAACCGGCCTCAATCAGCTCGGACCAGATGTCCGGCAACTGATGCAACTGCGCGCCGAACAAGTCGATCCGCTGGCCGCCGGTGATTTTGGTGTAAAGGTCGTATTTCTTCGCCACCACGCCGATCGCGATCAGCTTGTCGGCCGTGATCTCGCCCCCGGCGATGCGCGGCACCACCGAATAGGTGCCGTTTTTCTGCATGTTGGCCATGAAGGTGTCGTTGGTGTCCTGCAACGGCACCAGCGAGGCGTCCATGATCGGCTGGTTCCAGCACGAGGCGAGGATTGAGCCCACCGCCGGTTTGCACACGTCGCAACCGGTGTGGCCACGGCCGTGCTTGGCCAGCAGTTCTTCGAAGGTGATCACCCCTTCTACCCGAACCAGCGCATAAAGCTCCTGACGAGTGTAGGCAAAGTGTTCGCACAGGCTCTTGTCGACGCTGACGCCGCGAGCAATCAGTTCATGCTCGAACACTTGCTTGAGCAGCCCCGCGCAACCGCCACAACCGGTGCAAGCCTTGGTCTGAGACTTGAGCAGGCCGAGGTCGGTGCAGCCACCGTCGATGGCCGAGCAGATCGAACCCTTGGTGACGTTATGGCACGAGCACACTGTCGCCGACTCAGGCAACGCGCCCGGGCCCAGGGTTGGCGCGCCGGTGGACGACGGCAGAATCAGGCTGGCCGGTTCCGACGGCAAGGCAATGCCGTTCTGCATGTATTGCAGCAGGGTGTCGTAATAGCTGTTGTCGCCGACCAGCACCGCGCCGAGCACACGCTTGCTGTCAACATCCACCACCAGGCGGCGGTAGCTGGCCGTGGCTTCATCGATGAATTGATAGCTGCGCGCACCCGGCGTCTGGGCATGGGCATCGCCGATGGAGCCGACATCGACGCCGAGCAGTTTGAGCTTGGTCGACATGTCGGCGCCCTGGAACGGCTCCGCCACTTGATTGCACAGCAGCGTCGCGACGCCACGGGCCATTTGATAGCCGGGGGCGACCAGACCGAAGAGGCTGCCATTCCAGGCGGCACACTCGCCGATGGCGTAGATGTTCGGATCGCTGGTCAGGCACTGATCGTCAATTACCACGCCGCCACGCGGCCCGATGTCCAGCGCACATTGGCGGGCCAGCGCGTCTTGAGCGCGGATGCCGGCGGAGAACACGATCAGGTCGGCTTCGAGAAATTCGTCATTGGTAAAATTCATCCGGTAGCGGTACTGCTCGCCGGCACTGATCGACTGCGTACCACGGGACAGGTGCACACCGACGCCGAGTCGCTCGATTTGCGCCTTCAGCGCCAGGCCACCCTGCTCGTCCAGTTGCACCGGCATCAGGCGCGGGGCAAATTCCACCACATGCGCTTCCAGGCCCAGGCTTTTCAGGGCGTTGGCGGCTTCCAGACCGAGCAGGCCACCACCGACTACTACGCCACGCCGGGCATTGGCCGCCGCGGCACGAATCGCGTCGAGGTCCTCAAGGGTGCGATAGACCAGGCGCGAGTCGCCTTCTGCACCTTCAATAGGCGGAACGAAAGGATAAGAACCGGTGGCCAGAACCAGTTTGTCGTAAGCGACGCAACCTTGTGCGGTGATCACCTGGCGCCGGGCGCGGTCGATTTCCAGCACCGGCACGCCCAGATGCAGGGTGACGCCCGGCGTCTGGTACAGAGAGGCTTCGCCCAAGGCCAGCGACTCGGCATCGCGACCGCCGAAATACTCGGACAGATGCACCCGGTCGTAGGCACGCATCGGCTCTTCGCTGAAGACATGCAGGCGGTAATGGTCGAGGGCGCCGCGCTCGATGAGCTGCTCGACACAATGATGTCCGACCATGCCATTGCCGATCACGATCAGTGTTTGCAGTTTGTTCAACGCGGCAACATTGGAATTCATAGTAAGCACCCAGCCAAAGCCAATCACGGTTAAAAAAGCAAAAAAAAACGCCTGAAA is a genomic window containing:
- the nirB gene encoding nitrite reductase large subunit NirB, which produces MNSNVAALNKLQTLIVIGNGMVGHHCVEQLIERGALDHYRLHVFSEEPMRAYDRVHLSEYFGGRDAESLALGEASLYQTPGVTLHLGVPVLEIDRARRQVITAQGCVAYDKLVLATGSYPFVPPIEGAEGDSRLVYRTLEDLDAIRAAAANARRGVVVGGGLLGLEAANALKSLGLEAHVVEFAPRLMPVQLDEQGGLALKAQIERLGVGVHLSRGTQSISAGEQYRYRMNFTNDEFLEADLIVFSAGIRAQDALARQCALDIGPRGGVVIDDQCLTSDPNIYAIGECAAWNGSLFGLVAPGYQMARGVATLLCNQVAEPFQGADMSTKLKLLGVDVGSIGDAHAQTPGARSYQFIDEATASYRRLVVDVDSKRVLGAVLVGDNSYYDTLLQYMQNGIALPSEPASLILPSSTGAPTLGPGALPESATVCSCHNVTKGSICSAIDGGCTDLGLLKSQTKACTGCGGCAGLLKQVFEHELIARGVSVDKSLCEHFAYTRQELYALVRVEGVITFEELLAKHGRGHTGCDVCKPAVGSILASCWNQPIMDASLVPLQDTNDTFMANMQKNGTYSVVPRIAGGEITADKLIAIGVVAKKYDLYTKITGGQRIDLFGAQLHQLPDIWSELIEAGFETGHAYGKSTRTVKSCVGSTWCRYGVQDSVKMALTLEDRYKGLRSPHKLKFAVSGCTRECAEAQSKDVGVIATENGWNLYVAGNGGMRPRHAELFATDLDDATLIRYIDRFLMFYIRTADKLQRTSVWRESLEGGLDYLKDVIINDSLGLGAELESQMQLVVNRYECEWANALKDPEKLKRFRTFVNDQRPDPDIHFVQERGQRRPIMAAELNLIPVTEENA